The window AATACTTACAACGAACGGGCCAAACATTGAAATCCCTTGGCAAACCCCGGAGAAAGTGCACGTAGAGCCGTAACCGCTGTGAGGGTGAAGTCGTATTTGTCGTCCGCTCAGTGAAAGCTGAATTGAGACGAACTGAAGAGGGAGGAGTCAGACGATGACTGCGTCATCTTTGCGCAAGAGCCTGTTGACGTTTTACGAGGACTTTATTCCAATACTTTGTGGaacattaaatattgtttatttaatctaGGAATGTACATATTTACGAGGACTTTATTCCAATACTTTGTGgaactttaaatattaattaattaatccaaGGAAATAAAAGTGTGACCACCTAATGTGGATTTGGGATATTAACAAAATGTAGATATACTTAAAGGTGGATAAATGCTAATAGGTGTGATACTTGTGAAGCTTTTTAGCCATCTTTATATGATCACAGGTGGCCCTGCAAGCAACTCTAAAACGGATGCACACTCCCCCTAGTGTTAGTCACATATTTCTGTAAACTGAATGTGATGATTAAAGGGGTagatcacacaaaaatgaaaattctgtcattaattactcaccctcacgttgttccaaacccataatatcttcgcaacacaaattagataaaatttctaaccctgcatagacagtacttgacatggaagagaagttgttgttgaataaagtcattatttttgttttctttgctcacacattctcgtagcttcgtaaaattacaattgaactactgatgtcacattgactgtTTTAACGATGTCTGTACTgtgtttctgtgccttgactcaggtaggacccttgctttctatggagggtcagagagctcttggatttcattaaaaatatcttaatttgtgttctgaagatgaacgaaggggtttggaatgacgtgagggtgagtaattaatgacagaattgtcattttatccctttaaattatgTAAAGAATAAGTTTTGTTCATAGTTCATATTCTTCAccctaacaaaacatacatactgtaaatatgtgGCCTCAAGTATTATACTGGTAATAAAATGAGGTTTTACTTCTTGTGGTTCATCTGAAGTTTATGAAATGAATTTATGACAATTATCTACATCCATTATTAATAGCTTTGGTTTTATTAGTTAAAGAGAACAATAAAAGACACCCTTAATCAAGAAAGTCTTTATTGATGTTGCATCAGTACTGTCAAGTACTTGTAGATTTTGTACGAGCTGACAAAATATGTTCAATCAAAGAGTGCATTTAATACCCAAAACGGATTGCATAAAGTGAATGCAGTACGACAAAAGTCCTATAGATTAATAGATACATCAtaaacgaaagaaagaaaaacaatggtaGTGTGTACTACAAACTCCTCATTGCTGTTAAATATAAGGTTATTTGTACGTTCAAGGTTTCGGTAGATGGACGTTCctacaaatgtataaatatgcCTTCATTAAATTCATGTGcaaatgggattggctgtttcttttaattttgattgaaCATGAATAAATATCCCGTGGAACAGAATCAATGATTTTCTTCCTAGttttttttgaatgacaaaaagaaGCAACAAGGTCTAAGCAGTTTTAAGAAACTGCAGCACAACGAATTTTCAAATCTTCAATCCATTGCACATAAACAATACACACTCAGCATAGAAAATATTGGTCACAGtgttaatatacaataaaaaggTCAAATACATGCTGGAATAGGAAAGATCTGATGCCAAAACATCATTCAAGAGTAAATAATCTGAACAATGTCATGCAGCGGGGTATTGAATGGGCAACCACAGCGAGTGAGCGCATTTAAGTACTGACACTCCTTCAGTCTGATTCAGGTTTCATAATTTTACATGTTGGTGAAACAAACACAAGTgagaaaatgtcttttatgagGGCCTTCAAGCCTCATTTACTACTTTGTACTCACTTCAGTGAATGTGCAAGGAACAATTTTCTTTGTTTGAGAATGTTTACATGTTAACTTTTCATAAACACCACTGGAGCGGTAACTTTTTGgtcaaaatgtaaaagattaggACATGCATTGACTCCTGTTAGTGTCAATCATGTCTGTGTAATTACAAGTCTCAGAAGAATGTAAAAAACAATCAGTTAATTGTGTCACTGTTAAAGCAGCAATTAGAAACGCGTCAGATAATGTAAAACGCTTAGAGTACACAATGCAGTAGTTTGGATTTTGTGTTGGAGAACTGATAATcagaattatattttcatattctcAATCTATTAGTAGTCCCTTACTCACCAATGAACTCTAGGCTCTCCTAAGATTTTGATGAGAAGCTATACGCTATGTATTAGCTTTGATGTCATGATTTTTGAAGTACACTTTTagaaataaaggtacaaaagATGTCACTTTTTGAATTAAGGCACTGAAATGTTTGTAATATGGGGGAAATAAGGCACGAAtgtgtaccttttgaaagggtaccgccctagtgacagcttttgtgcctttttttctgagagtgtatggAATTAGTGTCAGAAAttgcatatttgttttgttaatgcAGGCACTGTTGTACAGCAGTCCTCTTGAGGCCTTCAGGATCACTACTGATTTGAACCTGCCATGTTTTGAGCAAAGAACTCAGTAAATCATCAAGTAATTTTCTTAATAACTCTCAAACACAACATAGAAGTCGCAGAAACAGACAGATTAGCACATAATTTTTGCTTTAACACAgtaaatcaaacaaaaacatacataccTAATGACTAAAGCAGATAGATATTCACCTGTCCGGCattaataagaaaaaacaatatgGAACTGAAGGTTATTCTTTAAATTACGGatgtatttaaacatacaaatacaatacaaatgcTGTATAGAATGTCTGCATTCTAAAAAGTGAAATGTGGCACAAATCAAGTAGCCTGTGTTATATGAGGGAAGGATATAGGTGAATTCGACTGCAACCAGGGGAACACACAACCCCAGAGTCAACGTGATGGAGCTCGACGGGAGTCAGAACATTTGGCAACGTGTGCAGTCACATGGGTAAGTCTTTAAACGGTTACCTACACATTGCAAAGTACTTAATAGTCTGATTGcgataaacaacaacaactacaacaacatcaataaaataacaccattatatcaacatcaacaaaaataacataacagttataataaaattatcatATAGGCAGAAAAAGACAACACTtgaaagtaaaacaataatCAAATCAGACATTTGAGAGAGAGGGTGAAAACAGAGACACAGCATGAATTCTCCATCCTCTGCTTCGAACTCAGCCTCTCCGTCGTTCAGCAAGTCTTTCTTGTAATCGAGTCGCTGTTATCACAGATGTTACTGCAGGGCACTTGAGCAAGCAATTCTCTGCTGAGACGGACCGTTATGTGGGGCACAGGAGGAACCCTGAGAAGGACGAATGGATGTACTCAGTGGAGTAGAGGCCATTTGCTTGGTCAGAGGGCATTTGCACCCAAACCTGGTCGTTCTCTTTCAGCTCCAGTACCGCACTACCTGATGCCTGGTCCATATAGCCCTTCTTGTATTCATCGTAGGTGTACGTGGCTGGCACATTGTTTTTATACAGTGCCACCCACAGGCTGGTTCCCTTTACATGTACATGATAAGCAAAATAGTAGACTCCAGGCAATGGGCTTGTGAAGATGCCCGTGGCAGGGTTGTAAGCATTTTGCCCGTTGTACAGAGTTCTGTCAAATTTGATTGGCATTCCCGATGGTGGAAATGGTGTCGTCAAAATGGCAGTAAACGCAGGAGCCATGGAGGCAGAGAGCTCGGCCTGACCAAAATATGGTTTCTCACCATTTGGCTTTGGAATAGATTCTCCTACGATATTTGGTCCTTGAACCGCTAACTGATTTATGTCACCATTCGACGGGCCGGGAGGCCCAGGAGGTCCGGGTGGACCTGGAGGGCCCTGAATACCGTTAAGTCCAGGGGAGCCAGCTATTCCTGGAGGTCCTTGTGGACCAGGCATACCCTTGTCTCCAGGCTTTCCAATTCCTTGGGGGCCCGGTGGACCTTGTTCGCCTTTCAACCCTGGAACACCCTGAGGCCCCATATGACCGGTGGGACCTGGAAGTCCAGGAATCCCTGAATTGCCACGTGGCCCAGGGGGTCCTGTTAACCCATTTTCACCTTTTGAACCTGGTCCCCCAATCAAACCAGGATTACCTGGGAGTCCGATGTGGCCTGGTTCACCTTTGGGTCCAGGTTTGCCTGTGGCTCCGTTGAGACCAGGAAGACCCTTGTCCCCTGGAAGGCCAGGCTTTCCTGGGAGCCCACTAGGACCCTGATCTCCTCTAAGCCCTGGCAAGCCTGGAGGTCCTTGCGGGCCATTCTCTCCTTTTAGACCAGGCATCCCATGTTTCCCTGGAAGACCCATAGGACCTTGTGGACCTGGAAGCCCTGGCTGTCCAGTTGGCCCTGAATCTCCTGGTAGGCCATCCATCCCAGATTGTCCTTTGTCACCAGGGGCTCCTTGTAATCCAGTAGGACCTCTGTCTCCTTTCTGTCCTACAAGCCCTGGTTTACCATAGCCAGGGGAACCAGGAAACCCAGGAGTTCCTCTGGGGCCAACCTCACCCTTTGGACCTATTGGGCCTGGGTTACCTGGAGCACCATCAAGTCCAGGTTTTCCAACACCTACTGCTCCTGGCTGACCTTGTAGTCCAGGGGGACCAGATTCCCCTGGGACACCTTGAACTCCTGGAAGTCCTTTTTCTCCTTTTGGACCTGCTGGACCGGGCAGCCCATCGATGCCTGGTTTACCTATCCCGGGAACTCCTGGAGCTCCTGGAGGTCCTTGAAGGCCATTGGGTCCCCTGGGACCTATTAAACCTGGCTTTCCATTGCCATTTTCCCCTTTAGGTCCTTGTTCACCAGGAATACCACGTCCGCCTTTAGGCCCCGGCTCACCTCTTGTCC of the Labeo rohita strain BAU-BD-2019 chromosome 19, IGBB_LRoh.1.0, whole genome shotgun sequence genome contains:
- the col8a2 gene encoding collagen alpha-2(VIII) chain codes for the protein MLTVLCVLLTLGSHALGGGYAPMPQMKYVQPMMKGPVGPPFREGKGQYLEFPPTMDIKGEPGPQGKPGPRGPAGPPGLPGKPGIGKPGLNGQTGPPGPPGFPGIGKPGLPGLPGKIGPKGPPGLNGEVGPRGEVGLRGLPGQPGPPGPAGLSLNGKPGLPGTRGPPGTRGEPGPKGGRGIPGEQGPKGENGNGKPGLIGPRGPNGLQGPPGAPGVPGIGKPGIDGLPGPAGPKGEKGLPGVQGVPGESGPPGLQGQPGAVGVGKPGLDGAPGNPGPIGPKGEVGPRGTPGFPGSPGYGKPGLVGQKGDRGPTGLQGAPGDKGQSGMDGLPGDSGPTGQPGLPGPQGPMGLPGKHGMPGLKGENGPQGPPGLPGLRGDQGPSGLPGKPGLPGDKGLPGLNGATGKPGPKGEPGHIGLPGNPGLIGGPGSKGENGLTGPPGPRGNSGIPGLPGPTGHMGPQGVPGLKGEQGPPGPQGIGKPGDKGMPGPQGPPGIAGSPGLNGIQGPPGPPGPPGPPGPSNGDINQLAVQGPNIVGESIPKPNGEKPYFGQAELSASMAPAFTAILTTPFPPSGMPIKFDRTLYNGQNAYNPATGIFTSPLPGVYYFAYHVHVKGTSLWVALYKNNVPATYTYDEYKKGYMDQASGSAVLELKENDQVWVQMPSDQANGLYSTEYIHSSFSGFLLCPT